CGGGCGGTCGCATCCGGAAATGTTGGGCCCGGCGCACAGCGCCGGTTTCCCGAGTTTCCGTAGGAGTTGGCACGTGCGTGAGCAGGCATGGCAGAGGTTCCGTTCTTCCGAGCGGCGGCGGGGCGGTCGGCGCGGAGCCGTGGCGGCCGCGGCCGCGGTGGTCGTGGGCGTCATGACGATGGGCGTCCTGGCGCCGCCCGCGGCGTCCGCCGCCGGGCCGGAAAACGTCCAACGGGGTCTGAACGCGCTGGTGCGATCCGACGGCCTGCCCGCCGCGCTGGCCGGCGTCAAGGACCGTGCGGGCCACAGCCGTACCTACACCGCGGGGGTGGGCGATCTGGCCACCGGCTCGAAGGTGCCCAGGGACGGGCAGGTGCGGATCGGCAGCAACACCAAGACGTTCACCGCGGTGGTCGTGCTGCAACTGGTCGGTGAGGGGAAGATCGACCTCGATGCCACGGTCGACACCTACCTGCGGGGCCTCGTACGCGGGGAGGGGATCGACGGACGCCGCATCACCGTCCGCCAGCTCCTCCAGCACACGAGCGGACTTCCCAACTACACCGACTACCTCGGCGACGACGTCCGGTACTACGACCCCCACGAGCTTCTCGGCATCGCGCTCCAGCACAAGGCCGACTTCGACCCCGGGAAGGACTGGAAGTACAGCAACACGAACTACGTGCTGGCCGGACTGATCGTCGAGAAGGTCACCGGCCGCCCCCTCGCCAAGGAGATGGACCGGCGCGTCATCAAGCGCATCGGGCTGCGCCACACCTACTTCCCCGCGCCCGGTGACGCGACCATCCGGGAACGCCATCCCAAGGGCTACTACCAGGATTCGGCAGGCGCGCCTCTGCAGGACATCACGGAGATGGACCCCTCCTGGGCGTGGGCGGCCGGTCAGCTGATCTCCACCGACTCCGATCTCAACCGGTTCTTCGGCGCGCTCCTGTCCGGCCGCCTCCTCCCGGCGGCCCAGCTCGCCGAGATGCGTAACGCCACCGTCCCCGCCGAAGAAACCTTCGGCCCCGGCGCCCGCTACGGGCTGGGGCTCGTGAGCAAGCCACTGCCCTTGTCCTGCGGCGGCGGCCTCTACTGGGGCCACGGCGGCAGTTTCCCGGGATACGAGACCCGGGGCGGCGCCACCGACGACGGCCGCGCCGCCAACGTCGCGGTGACCATGCAGCTGACCGACGAGGCAGCCAGGGAGCGTGTCGACAGGGTCGTGGAAACGGCCCTGTGCCGCTGAACCGCGCCTCCTGGGCGCTCCAACCGCAGGACGTGATGGCCTCCCCGGCATAGGAGCCGCGTAGCCCCTCGCAAGGAATCCGTCGTCCCCTGAAGGGCCGGGGAGTTCTCCGTCGTGAACTCCCCGGAGGCGAAGGAGGGTGAGATGGGCAGTTCGGACAGCTCCGAGATCGCGCTGAGTGTCGAACGGGGGCAGGCCACCGACGAGGAACTGGCCGCGCTCACCGTCGTGTTGCTCGCGTTGCAGGCCGAACGGGCGGAACCGCCCGAGGAACTGGCCGTCGCCGGGTCGCGGTGGTGGCGGTACGCGGATCGCTACAACGCTCCGCTCAGCTGGCAGTGAAGGGACCCGCCATGACGACGACGATCGACCCCTCCGCCTCCGTGAGCACCACGGAGCCCGCCGCCCCGCCTGCCCCGGCCGATGTCCGGGGGCGCGTAATGGAACTGCACGCCCTGCGTGAACTGGCCCGCAGCGGGCCGAGCGAGAAGGCGACCGAGGCGCAGCACGCCAAGGGCAAGCTGACCGCGCGCGAGCGCCTGACGCTCCTCTTCGACGAGGGCACCTTCTGCGAGGTCGAGCAGCTGCGCCGGCACCGGGCGACGGGGTTCGGTCTGGAGGAGAAGAAGCCGTACACGGACGGTGTGGTCACCGGCTGGGGCACGGTCGACGGCCGGACCGTCTTCGCCTTCGCGCATGATTTCCGGATCTTCGGGGGTGCGCTGGGCGAGGCCCATGCCACGAAGATCCACAAGATCATGGACATGGCCATCTCGGCGGGTGCGCCGCTGGTGTCGCTGAACGACGGCGCGGGCGCCCGTATCCAGGAGGGCGTGAGCGCGCTCGCGGGGTACGGCGGGATCTTCCAGCGCAACACCCGGGCCTCGGGTGTGATCCCGCAGATCAGTGTGATGCTCGGCCCGTGCGCGGGCGGGGCGGCCTACAGCCCGGCGCTGACCGACTTCGTGTTCATGGTGCGTGAGACCTCGCAGATGTTCATCACCGGTCCGGACGTCGTGAAGGCGGTCACGGGTGAGGAGATCACCCAGAACGGGCTGGGCGGCGCGGACGTGCACGCGGAGACCTCGGGCGTCGCGCACTTCGCGTACGACGACGAGGAGACCTGCATCGCCGAGGTCCGCTACCTGATCGGGATGCTGCCCTCCAACAACCGGCAGAACCCGCCCGTCCAGCCCACGCGTGACCCCGCCGACCGCCGCAATGACGGCCTTCTCGACCTCGTTCCCCTCGACGGCAACCGGCCGTACGACATGCACAAGGTCATCGAGGAACTCGTCGACGACGGCGACTACCTGGAGATCCACGAGCGCTGGGCCCGCAACATCGTCTGCGCGATGGCGCGGCTCGACGGTCAGGTCGTCGGCATCGTGGCCAACCAGCCGCAGTCCCTGGCCGGGGTGCTGGACATCGGCGCGTCCGAGAAGGCCGCCCGCTTCGTGCAGATGTGCGACGCCTTCAACATCCCCGTCATCACGCTCCTGGACGTCCCCGGCTT
The sequence above is drawn from the Streptomyces sp. NBC_01591 genome and encodes:
- a CDS encoding serine hydrolase domain-containing protein, whose amino-acid sequence is MLGPAHSAGFPSFRRSWHVREQAWQRFRSSERRRGGRRGAVAAAAAVVVGVMTMGVLAPPAASAAGPENVQRGLNALVRSDGLPAALAGVKDRAGHSRTYTAGVGDLATGSKVPRDGQVRIGSNTKTFTAVVVLQLVGEGKIDLDATVDTYLRGLVRGEGIDGRRITVRQLLQHTSGLPNYTDYLGDDVRYYDPHELLGIALQHKADFDPGKDWKYSNTNYVLAGLIVEKVTGRPLAKEMDRRVIKRIGLRHTYFPAPGDATIRERHPKGYYQDSAGAPLQDITEMDPSWAWAAGQLISTDSDLNRFFGALLSGRLLPAAQLAEMRNATVPAEETFGPGARYGLGLVSKPLPLSCGGGLYWGHGGSFPGYETRGGATDDGRAANVAVTMQLTDEAARERVDRVVETALCR
- a CDS encoding acyl-CoA carboxylase subunit epsilon; its protein translation is MGSSDSSEIALSVERGQATDEELAALTVVLLALQAERAEPPEELAVAGSRWWRYADRYNAPLSWQ
- a CDS encoding acyl-CoA carboxylase subunit beta, yielding MELHALRELARSGPSEKATEAQHAKGKLTARERLTLLFDEGTFCEVEQLRRHRATGFGLEEKKPYTDGVVTGWGTVDGRTVFAFAHDFRIFGGALGEAHATKIHKIMDMAISAGAPLVSLNDGAGARIQEGVSALAGYGGIFQRNTRASGVIPQISVMLGPCAGGAAYSPALTDFVFMVRETSQMFITGPDVVKAVTGEEITQNGLGGADVHAETSGVAHFAYDDEETCIAEVRYLIGMLPSNNRQNPPVQPTRDPADRRNDGLLDLVPLDGNRPYDMHKVIEELVDDGDYLEIHERWARNIVCAMARLDGQVVGIVANQPQSLAGVLDIGASEKAARFVQMCDAFNIPVITLLDVPGFLPGVDQEHGGIIRHGAKLLYAYCNATVPRISVVLRKAYGGAYIVMDSQSIGADLTFAWPTNEIAVMGAEGAANVIFRRQIARAEDPEAMRTRMVAEYKAELMHPYYAAERGLVDNVIDPAETREVLVKSLAMLRNKHAELPSRKHGNPPQ